In the genome of Chryseobacterium oryzae, one region contains:
- a CDS encoding TPM domain-containing protein yields MRLHSLKTFLLFLVICCYNTISAQYTIPEKPAVLYPIYDETNLLTQKEKDDLNNKLIQFADSTSTEIEVIIIPTTNGEDINFLAARFGEKWGIGQKDVDNGVVFMIAKDDRTISIQQGRAVEPYLTASVAGQIIDYIVTPEFKKGKWYDGINGGTSAIMEAVQGKFKPLEKKHKSNNSNEEKLIIIAFIIFIILIIIMSKGGGNDNDGDITLSRRGRRNYPGGFFPFPGSFGGGSFGGGSSGGGGFGGFGGGGSFGGGGASGGW; encoded by the coding sequence ATGAGATTACATTCTCTTAAAACTTTTCTACTTTTTCTAGTAATCTGCTGTTATAACACTATTTCAGCACAGTACACAATTCCCGAAAAACCAGCGGTTTTATATCCTATCTACGACGAAACAAACCTTCTTACACAAAAAGAAAAAGATGATCTTAACAATAAACTCATCCAGTTTGCAGACTCTACTTCCACCGAGATAGAGGTTATCATAATTCCCACTACTAATGGGGAAGACATTAACTTTCTTGCAGCCAGATTCGGCGAAAAATGGGGAATCGGGCAAAAAGATGTAGACAATGGTGTAGTTTTTATGATTGCTAAAGATGACAGAACCATCTCTATACAGCAAGGCCGTGCTGTGGAACCTTATCTTACAGCTTCAGTTGCCGGTCAGATCATAGATTATATTGTTACTCCAGAATTCAAAAAAGGAAAATGGTATGATGGAATTAATGGCGGAACATCGGCAATTATGGAAGCCGTTCAGGGAAAATTCAAGCCTTTAGAAAAAAAACATAAGAGTAATAATTCCAATGAAGAGAAACTGATTATTATTGCATTTATTATTTTCATCATTCTAATTATTATCATGAGCAAAGGCGGTGGCAACGATAATGATGGAGACATTACTCTAAGCAGAAGAGGCAGAAGAAATTATCCTGGCGGATTTTTCCCTTTCCCCGGAAGTTTTGGTGGTGGTAGTTTCGGTGGAGGCAGTTCTGGAGGCGGTGGCTTTGGAGGATTCGGCGGCGGCGGAAGTTTTGGCGGCGGTGGTGCTTCGGGCGGATGGTAA
- a CDS encoding NAD(P)H-dependent oxidoreductase — protein MKKTLVVFAHPYLEHSNSNVELINFYVRHQHFTLRDLYEEYPDFHIAAFRERKRLQQYDRFIFQFPIIWFGIPPLLKLWIDEVLDRNWLTGEEINPLENKDIYIVVTTGGKERSFSKNGTYKYTIDEIISGLIVSLNVFKANVKDITVVYEAHKLSKKEIILQKKKFVDTLNQ, from the coding sequence ATGAAAAAAACGCTGGTGGTTTTTGCCCATCCTTATCTTGAACATTCTAATTCAAATGTAGAACTGATTAATTTCTACGTTCGACACCAGCATTTTACTCTTAGGGATTTGTATGAAGAATATCCTGATTTTCATATTGCAGCTTTCAGAGAACGGAAAAGACTTCAGCAATATGACCGTTTTATTTTTCAGTTTCCTATTATTTGGTTTGGCATACCTCCACTTTTAAAATTGTGGATCGATGAAGTTTTGGACCGTAATTGGCTCACTGGAGAAGAAATAAATCCTTTAGAAAACAAAGATATTTATATTGTAGTAACCACCGGCGGAAAAGAAAGATCGTTCTCGAAAAACGGAACCTATAAATATACCATAGATGAAATCATCAGCGGACTTATTGTTTCCCTGAATGTTTTTAAAGCTAACGTAAAAGATATTACAGTGGTTTACGAAGCCCATAAATTATCCAAAAAAGAAATTATTTTACAGAAAAAGAAATTTGTAGATACCTTAAACCAATAG